A single region of the Nicotiana sylvestris chromosome 6, ASM39365v2, whole genome shotgun sequence genome encodes:
- the LOC138870956 gene encoding uncharacterized protein, with translation MKAQALADHLAENPVDDEYQPLSTYFLNNEVNLVENELADALATLASMLPYPGNLHIDPLEIQIRERHGYCNRVEMTPNVQPWYHDINRFLKMKEYFEQANGDQKRTIRRLAGGFFLSGEVHGDLIHAPPIELHPMSAPWPFVAWGMDVIGLIEPKTSNGHRFILVAIDYFTKWVEAITLKSVTKKAVVDFAHSNLISRFGIPATIITDNAANLNSHLIREICEQFKITYRNSTPYRPKANGAVEAANKNIKKILRKMIQSSRQWHEKFPFALLGYRTIVGTSVRATPYFLVYGTEAVIPAEVEIPSLRIIVEAEIEDNEWVKTCLEQLTLIDEKQMATVCHGQLYQQRMARAYNKKVRSRNFEVGQLVLRRILPHHQEAKGKFAPNWKGPYFIRKLLPKEALYLGDIEGNDPKTAVNGDAVKRYYV, from the exons aTGAAGGCCCAGGCTTTAGCAGATCACTTAGCTGAAAAccctgttgatgatgaatatcaacCTCTAAGTACCTACTTTCTGAATAATGAGGTGAATTTAGTTGAG AATGAACTGGCTGACGCACTCGCTACTTTGGCATCGATGTTGCCATATCCAGGCAATCTCCACATTGACCCGCTGGAGatccaaatccgagaaaggcatggttactgcAACAGGGTTGAGATGACACcaaatgttcagccatggtatcatgatatcaatagatttctaaaaatgaaagaatattTTGAGCAAGCCAATggtgaccaaaagagaaccattagaaggcttgccggcggtttcttcttgagcggagag GTACACGGTGActtgattcatgcaccgcctatAGAACTacatcccatgtcagcaccttggccatttgttgcttggggtatggacgtcattgggctgATTGAACCAAAaacttcaaatgggcatagattcatattggtcgctatcgactacttcacaaagtgggttgaagcaattactctcaaatctgtcaccaagaaagctgtggtagacTTCGCGCACTCCAATCTCATCagccgttttggtattcctgcaactatcattacggataatgctgcaaacttgaatagtcacttgataagggagatatgtgagcagtttaagatcacGTATCgaaattctactccttatcggcccaaagccaatggtgctgtcgaagcagcaaacaagaacataaagaagattctgagaaagatgatccaaagttccaggcaatggcatgaaaagtttccATTTGCACTATTAGGATATCGCACTATTGTGGGCACATCAGTCAGAGCAACCCCGTAttttttggtttatggcactgaagctgtgatacctgcagaagttgaaatcccttctcttcggatcattgttgaagctgaaatcgAGGACAACGAATGGGTCAAAACATGTCTagaacagttaaccctgattgatgaaaagcaaaTGGCCAcagtctgccacgggcagttgtatcaacaaagaatggcccgtgcttacaacaagaaagtgcggtcaaggaactttgaagtggggcaactcgttttgagGCGTATTCTCCCTCaccaccaggaagcgaaaggaaagttcgctcctaactggaagggcccatactttatcagaaaattgttgccaaaagaGGCGTTATACCTGGGagacatcgaaggaaatgaccccaaAACAGCTGTAAATGGAGAcgcagtcaaaaggtattatgtctaG